A window of Ignicoccus hospitalis KIN4/I contains these coding sequences:
- a CDS encoding digeranylgeranylglycerophospholipid reductase, translated as MEYDAVVVGAGTTGLVAAKFLAEAGYKVLVVELKAEEEVGTKVCGDAISKEYFEKIPIGNPPEEAVDGNIVGAKIYSPDEETVWTVPGEGYMLNRKKFGEWLYNMAKEAGAEFSFKTRALGPVVKDNKVVGLTVRKDGKVETVRARLVVDASGVAYVVRRALPKSWPVAEPLDPKDTAVAYREIRRITTPLEDDKYIRIYVGQQKAPGGYWWLFPYRGGARVNLGLGVQGGVGHKDPMWYFHEYLAPRFPGEVEHAGGGVVPTRRPLDTMVAHGFATAGDAAYQVNPIHGGGIGSGMLGAYLLAKTAVKALEEEPTVENLWKYNKDFMDAYGAKQAALDVFRVFLQSLTDDEINYGMKNRIIKEEDLLKASLEGDLRVSALDKLGRVIRALGKPSLLPKLKTVAEYMKEVKQLYKDYPETPEGFEEWRERVSETFERYRKELSK; from the coding sequence TTGGAATACGACGCCGTCGTAGTGGGCGCGGGGACCACCGGGCTGGTGGCCGCCAAGTTCCTAGCCGAGGCCGGCTACAAGGTCCTAGTGGTGGAGCTCAAGGCCGAGGAGGAGGTGGGCACCAAGGTCTGCGGGGACGCGATAAGCAAGGAGTACTTCGAGAAGATTCCCATAGGCAACCCCCCGGAGGAGGCGGTGGACGGGAACATAGTGGGGGCCAAGATATACTCCCCGGACGAGGAGACCGTGTGGACCGTCCCCGGAGAGGGCTACATGCTCAACAGGAAGAAGTTCGGAGAGTGGTTGTATAACATGGCTAAGGAGGCGGGCGCGGAGTTCTCCTTCAAGACCCGCGCTCTAGGCCCCGTGGTGAAGGACAACAAAGTCGTCGGCTTGACCGTTCGCAAGGACGGCAAGGTGGAGACTGTGAGGGCGAGGCTCGTGGTGGACGCCAGCGGGGTCGCCTACGTAGTGAGGAGGGCCTTACCGAAGAGCTGGCCCGTGGCCGAGCCCTTGGACCCCAAGGACACCGCCGTGGCTTACAGAGAGATAAGGAGGATAACGACCCCCTTAGAGGACGACAAGTACATAAGGATATACGTCGGCCAGCAGAAGGCCCCGGGAGGCTACTGGTGGCTCTTCCCCTACCGCGGGGGAGCTAGGGTCAACTTGGGCCTAGGGGTACAAGGCGGGGTGGGCCACAAGGACCCCATGTGGTACTTCCACGAGTACTTGGCCCCCAGGTTCCCCGGCGAGGTGGAGCACGCCGGCGGAGGCGTTGTGCCCACGAGGAGGCCCTTGGACACCATGGTCGCCCACGGCTTCGCGACGGCCGGCGACGCGGCGTACCAAGTGAACCCCATCCACGGCGGCGGCATAGGCTCCGGCATGCTGGGGGCCTACTTGCTGGCCAAGACCGCAGTGAAGGCCCTTGAGGAGGAGCCCACAGTCGAGAACTTGTGGAAGTACAACAAGGACTTCATGGACGCTTACGGCGCGAAGCAAGCTGCCTTGGACGTCTTCCGCGTCTTCCTCCAGTCCTTGACTGACGACGAGATAAACTACGGGATGAAAAACAGAATAATAAAGGAGGAGGACTTGCTCAAGGCCTCCCTGGAGGGGGACTTGAGGGTCTCCGCGCTGGACAAGCTGGGCAGGGTGATAAGGGCCCTCGGGAAGCCTTCCTTGCTCCCCAAGCTCAAGACCGTGGCGGAGTACATGAAGGAGGTCAAGCAGCTCTACAAGGACTACCCGGAGACCCCGGAGGGCTTCGAGGAGTGGAGGGAAAGGGTCTCGGAGACCTTCGAGCGCTATAGGAAGGAGCTGAGCAAGTAG
- a CDS encoding thioredoxin family protein: protein MITSYEEFEEKIKEGVSVVVFTAEWVPASKRLVEKLVEYLENFKVKVIEVDVAMAPRVMSEERVFIIPTVKVYLNGKVVITQEDTTGNVAVDAEHLRRALKEVMKRKGVPLR from the coding sequence TTGATAACCAGCTACGAAGAGTTCGAGGAGAAGATCAAGGAGGGGGTAAGCGTAGTGGTGTTCACCGCGGAGTGGGTGCCGGCCAGCAAGAGGCTGGTGGAGAAGCTCGTAGAGTACCTAGAGAACTTCAAGGTTAAGGTAATAGAGGTCGACGTGGCCATGGCTCCGAGGGTTATGAGCGAGGAGAGGGTGTTCATCATACCTACGGTTAAGGTCTACTTAAACGGCAAGGTAGTCATAACGCAAGAAGACACCACCGGGAACGTGGCGGTGGACGCGGAGCACTTGAGGAGGGCCTTGAAGGAAGTGATGAAGAGGAAGGGGGTACCCCTGCGCTAG
- the ppsA gene encoding phosphoenolpyruvate synthase, which produces MSEDKVNKVVLWFEEITKDDLPLAGGKGANLGELVHAGIPVPPGFVVSANAYRRFIKETGLLDKINSMLADVDVSDVKELEKVSEEIKKLIIETPMPKDMEEEIRKAYRELAKRVGVEPDKLRVAVRSSATAEDLPDASFAGQQDTYLNVIGEDSVVEHVKKCWASLFNARAIAYRVSKGIPHENVAMATVVQKMVNADKAGVMFTLDVRNGDRDKITIESSWGLGEAVVGGKVTPDTFIVDKRVVKELIDKDPTEVSEEDLKRMILEKHIAKKEIAIVFDPEKGGTKEVPLPPEKAEAPSLNDREIFALAKMGVKVEEHYGRPMDIEWAIDKEMEFPKNVFMLQARPETVWSAREEVKVRPEEEEEEVEHVEAEVLVRGLPASPGIGIGTAKVLFDPKKDADKFNEGDVLVTKMTDPDWVPLMRKASAIVTDEGGMTSHAAIVSRELGIPAVVGTKEATKKIQSGTVVTVDGYRGVVYKGKVKLGAEKKEEKAEAAGFGIPKEELRFLYPPTGTKIYMNLGEPNAIDRYKDLPFDGIGLMRIEFIITDWIGYHPLYLIKEGKETFFINKLADGIAKVASAIYPRPVVVRFSDFKSNEYRGLKGGEEFEPEERNPMLGWRGVSRYIHPKYEPAFRLEVRAIKKVREEYGLKNVWVMLPFVRTTWEVEKVLKIMEEEGLKRSRDFKVWIMAEVPSVVLLADQFSQLVDGFSIGSNDLTQLVLGADRDSDLLAKMGYFDERDPAVLKAIEMLIKTAHKYGRTVSICGQGPSVYPELVEFLVKTGIDSISVNPDAVVRTRYMVAGIERKVMLNRLAELEERLRQ; this is translated from the coding sequence TTGAGCGAGGACAAGGTCAACAAAGTAGTATTGTGGTTCGAAGAAATTACTAAGGACGACTTGCCCTTGGCCGGGGGCAAGGGCGCCAACCTCGGCGAGCTCGTACACGCCGGCATACCGGTCCCTCCCGGCTTCGTGGTCTCCGCCAACGCTTATAGGAGGTTTATAAAGGAGACTGGGCTCCTAGACAAGATAAACTCCATGCTCGCGGACGTGGACGTGAGCGACGTTAAGGAGCTGGAGAAGGTCTCCGAAGAAATTAAGAAGTTAATAATCGAAACCCCCATGCCCAAGGACATGGAAGAGGAGATAAGGAAGGCTTACAGGGAGCTCGCTAAGAGGGTGGGCGTGGAGCCCGATAAGCTCAGGGTGGCCGTGAGGTCCTCCGCCACCGCGGAGGACTTGCCCGACGCCTCCTTCGCGGGGCAGCAAGACACCTACTTGAACGTGATAGGCGAGGACTCCGTGGTGGAGCACGTCAAGAAGTGCTGGGCCTCCCTCTTCAACGCCAGGGCGATAGCGTACAGGGTTAGCAAGGGCATCCCTCACGAGAACGTGGCTATGGCGACCGTGGTCCAGAAGATGGTCAACGCGGACAAGGCCGGAGTGATGTTTACTTTGGACGTGAGGAACGGTGACCGCGACAAGATCACTATCGAGAGCTCGTGGGGCCTGGGCGAGGCCGTGGTGGGAGGCAAGGTCACTCCGGACACCTTCATAGTGGACAAGAGGGTCGTTAAGGAGCTTATAGACAAGGACCCCACTGAGGTGAGCGAGGAAGATTTGAAGAGGATGATCTTGGAGAAGCACATAGCTAAGAAGGAAATCGCCATAGTATTCGACCCCGAGAAGGGAGGCACCAAGGAGGTCCCGCTGCCGCCCGAGAAGGCGGAGGCCCCCTCCCTAAACGACAGGGAGATCTTCGCGTTGGCGAAGATGGGCGTCAAGGTAGAAGAACACTACGGGAGGCCTATGGACATAGAGTGGGCTATAGACAAGGAAATGGAGTTCCCCAAGAACGTGTTCATGTTGCAAGCTAGGCCGGAGACGGTCTGGTCCGCAAGGGAAGAGGTAAAGGTGAGGCCCGAAGAAGAGGAAGAGGAGGTCGAGCACGTGGAGGCCGAGGTCCTCGTCCGAGGTCTTCCGGCCTCCCCCGGGATAGGGATAGGCACCGCTAAGGTTTTGTTCGACCCCAAGAAGGACGCTGACAAGTTCAACGAGGGCGACGTGCTGGTAACTAAGATGACCGACCCCGACTGGGTACCCTTGATGAGGAAGGCGTCCGCAATAGTAACCGACGAAGGGGGCATGACCTCCCACGCGGCTATAGTATCTAGGGAGCTGGGCATACCGGCCGTGGTGGGCACCAAGGAGGCTACCAAGAAGATCCAGAGCGGCACCGTGGTGACTGTGGACGGTTATAGGGGAGTAGTTTACAAGGGCAAGGTGAAGTTGGGCGCGGAGAAGAAGGAGGAGAAGGCCGAGGCCGCGGGCTTCGGCATACCTAAGGAGGAGCTGCGCTTCCTCTACCCGCCCACCGGGACCAAGATCTACATGAACTTGGGCGAGCCCAACGCCATCGACCGCTACAAGGACTTGCCGTTCGACGGGATAGGACTCATGAGGATCGAGTTCATAATAACGGACTGGATAGGCTACCACCCGCTCTACCTAATAAAGGAAGGCAAGGAGACCTTCTTCATAAACAAGCTGGCCGACGGCATAGCGAAGGTCGCCTCCGCCATATACCCGAGGCCCGTAGTGGTTAGGTTCAGCGACTTCAAGAGCAACGAGTACAGGGGGCTGAAGGGAGGGGAGGAGTTCGAGCCCGAAGAGAGGAACCCGATGTTGGGCTGGAGGGGCGTGTCTAGGTACATCCATCCCAAGTACGAGCCCGCCTTCCGCTTGGAGGTAAGGGCGATAAAGAAGGTGAGGGAGGAGTACGGGCTGAAGAACGTCTGGGTGATGCTGCCGTTCGTGAGGACCACCTGGGAGGTAGAGAAGGTGCTGAAGATAATGGAAGAGGAGGGACTGAAGAGGAGCAGGGACTTCAAGGTGTGGATAATGGCAGAGGTCCCGAGCGTCGTGCTCCTCGCGGACCAGTTCTCCCAGCTGGTGGACGGCTTCAGCATAGGCAGCAACGACCTCACCCAGCTGGTGTTGGGCGCCGACAGAGACAGCGACTTGCTAGCTAAGATGGGCTACTTCGACGAGAGGGACCCGGCGGTGTTAAAGGCTATAGAGATGCTCATCAAGACCGCCCACAAGTACGGGAGGACCGTAAGCATATGCGGACAAGGCCCCAGCGTCTACCCGGAGCTGGTGGAGTTCTTAGTGAAGACTGGAATAGACAGCATAAGCGTCAACCCCGACGCCGTGGTGAGGACCCGCTACATGGTTGCCGGAATAGAGAGGAAGGTGATGTTGAACAGGTTGGCGGAGCTCGAGGAGAGGCTCCGCCAGTGA
- a CDS encoding UDP-N-acetylglucosamine--N-acetylmuramyl-(pentapeptide) pyrophosphoryl-undecaprenol N-acetylglucosamine transferase — protein sequence MKALVVGGFGGHAGQAFAIAYWLKELGSPPDVLTVKGTEGRFRGVAEEVISTEQPVPVGEARPSLRRLLKALIDSLKIKKYDVVILNGSNFALVPGITQKLKGAKVVNVEVIDAVVKPTRAAKLASAFSDLNALHWEEQKAAYPKRSKVFGPVHEPRLYDPYDGGYVLVTAGSLGYEELFDAAAQAFGERAVLQTGKVPPEKYEGKVREAFSFSFEFHKWLAGASAVVTTFPGSTAAVAALAYGKPTVLVINPHLKRGASPENAVPYARKIGAVLSDLKGLREAVERAKGVLKPSYPEGAKELARYLLSSFL from the coding sequence TTGAAGGCCCTCGTGGTGGGGGGCTTCGGGGGGCACGCGGGCCAAGCGTTCGCGATAGCTTACTGGCTCAAGGAGCTCGGCTCCCCTCCGGACGTCCTAACGGTCAAGGGGACGGAGGGGAGGTTCCGGGGGGTGGCGGAAGAGGTCATCTCGACCGAACAGCCGGTGCCGGTGGGCGAGGCCCGCCCCTCTTTGAGGAGGCTCCTCAAGGCCTTGATAGACTCATTAAAGATAAAGAAGTATGACGTAGTAATCTTAAACGGGAGCAACTTCGCCCTGGTCCCCGGCATAACGCAGAAGCTCAAGGGGGCCAAGGTGGTCAACGTAGAAGTTATAGACGCCGTAGTCAAGCCCACCAGAGCCGCCAAGCTCGCCTCCGCGTTCTCGGACTTGAACGCCTTGCACTGGGAGGAGCAGAAAGCCGCGTACCCGAAGAGGTCCAAGGTGTTCGGCCCCGTCCACGAGCCGAGGCTTTACGACCCCTACGACGGCGGCTACGTCTTAGTGACGGCCGGCAGCTTGGGTTACGAGGAGCTCTTCGACGCTGCTGCCCAAGCCTTCGGGGAGCGGGCGGTCCTCCAGACCGGCAAGGTGCCGCCGGAGAAGTACGAGGGGAAGGTTAGGGAGGCCTTCTCCTTCTCCTTCGAGTTCCACAAGTGGCTCGCGGGGGCCTCGGCGGTGGTGACCACGTTCCCGGGCTCCACGGCCGCCGTGGCTGCGCTCGCCTACGGGAAGCCCACGGTATTAGTCATCAACCCTCACTTGAAGAGGGGGGCATCGCCGGAGAACGCGGTCCCCTACGCTAGGAAGATAGGGGCCGTTTTGAGTGACTTGAAAGGGTTGAGGGAGGCGGTCGAGAGGGCTAAGGGCGTGCTCAAGCCCTCCTACCCGGAGGGGGCCAAGGAGTTGGCGCGCTACTTGCTCAGCTCCTTCCTATAG
- a CDS encoding radical SAM protein, whose product MKLRSIIWILTGKCNLDCKHCYAKRFLDPSKWGPEVGREEVERVMREALDLGLEWTNFSGGELLFFKPWVLEVLADLSQRGADVSLVTNGMFVTKERARYMAENGIFAYVSLDGDKESHEFLRGKGTWEATLRGINNLREAGAEFALVMAVGKHNYSKVGEFVRTARALGASHVAIIPIMPFGNALKNGVYVGRDEFVAALKLFEEALEENEMRGSVWCAPWAKYVVKSKRVSAGNCRKASGMDIGPDGWTMLCDVLDFKINDVKGRPLEEVWEEYLRHPLVRRVSSPPPGGCECPYYKNCMGGCFARALASGAGFEGDPLCPLRRAPAS is encoded by the coding sequence ATGAAGCTGAGGAGCATAATATGGATCTTGACCGGGAAGTGCAACTTGGACTGCAAGCACTGCTACGCCAAGAGGTTCCTAGACCCCTCCAAGTGGGGGCCGGAAGTGGGGAGGGAGGAGGTCGAGAGGGTAATGAGGGAGGCGTTGGACTTGGGGCTGGAGTGGACTAACTTCAGCGGAGGGGAGCTGCTCTTCTTCAAGCCTTGGGTCCTCGAAGTCCTAGCGGACTTGTCCCAGAGGGGGGCGGACGTCAGCTTAGTGACCAACGGGATGTTCGTAACCAAGGAGAGGGCCCGGTACATGGCCGAGAACGGGATCTTCGCTTACGTCTCCTTGGACGGCGACAAGGAGTCCCACGAGTTCTTGAGGGGCAAGGGCACTTGGGAGGCCACCTTGAGGGGGATAAACAACTTGAGGGAGGCCGGGGCCGAGTTCGCGCTCGTCATGGCGGTGGGGAAACACAACTACTCCAAGGTGGGCGAGTTCGTGAGGACGGCGAGGGCTCTGGGGGCTTCGCACGTAGCCATAATTCCCATAATGCCCTTCGGGAACGCCCTCAAGAACGGAGTATACGTGGGTCGCGACGAGTTCGTAGCCGCGTTGAAGTTGTTTGAGGAAGCGTTGGAAGAAAACGAGATGAGGGGGAGCGTGTGGTGCGCGCCTTGGGCGAAGTACGTAGTTAAGAGCAAGAGGGTGAGCGCGGGGAACTGTAGGAAGGCGTCGGGCATGGACATAGGCCCCGACGGGTGGACCATGCTCTGCGACGTGTTAGACTTCAAGATAAACGACGTCAAGGGGAGGCCGTTGGAAGAGGTGTGGGAAGAGTACTTGAGGCACCCGTTGGTGAGGAGGGTCTCCTCGCCCCCTCCCGGAGGGTGCGAGTGCCCCTACTACAAGAACTGCATGGGAGGGTGCTTCGCGAGGGCGCTGGCCTCCGGGGCAGGGTTCGAGGGGGACCCGCTGTGCCCGCTCAGACGAGCTCCAGCTTCTTGA
- a CDS encoding glutamate--tRNA ligase: MDVRELALKHALRNAYLHGGKAQLKPVVTAVLAESPELRPKVKEIIPIIKEVVEEVNRMSLEEQERILKERFPEALEERKKETRKGLPPLPNAERGKVKTRFAPNPDFYMTLGNARPAIISYEYAKAYEGRFVLRFEDTDPRTKRPLPEAYEAIKEDLSWLGIGWDEEYYQSQRMEVYYGLLRELVRRGGAYVCTCPPEEWRKLRDEGKPCPHRDLPPEEQEELLDQVLEGKFGEGEAVVRVKTDLRHPDPSVRDWVAFRIIDTSKHPHPLTGDKYVLWPTYNFAAGVDDYLMGITHVLRAREHRQNTVKQEFLYKHLGWTMPTVIHFGRLKLEGFVLSKSKMREAGFKGDDPRAATIRGLRRRGFAPEAIREVMLSVGIKSSDASISFANLAAENKKVIDKKAYRVMAVEDPAPAKLLAPEPLEAELPWHPTEGLGSRKYSVEPGEVVYLERADLRRAKRRGGLRLMELANFKYKGFDEDEGVYLLEFESKELDKEKGYDIVQWVKDPKGAIVWRPGERKSFALVEPEALKLEGWVQLIRKGYAKVDGVEEDTLNLIYLHE, from the coding sequence GTGGACGTCAGGGAGCTGGCCCTCAAGCACGCCTTGAGGAACGCCTACCTCCACGGCGGCAAGGCCCAGCTCAAGCCGGTGGTCACTGCGGTCCTAGCGGAGAGCCCGGAGCTCCGCCCTAAGGTTAAGGAGATAATACCAATAATCAAGGAAGTTGTAGAAGAAGTTAACAGGATGAGCTTGGAGGAGCAAGAGAGGATCTTGAAGGAGAGGTTCCCAGAAGCGTTGGAGGAGAGGAAGAAGGAGACTAGGAAGGGCTTGCCCCCTCTCCCCAACGCGGAGAGGGGCAAGGTCAAGACCCGCTTCGCCCCCAACCCCGACTTCTACATGACCTTGGGGAACGCGAGGCCCGCAATAATAAGTTACGAATACGCCAAGGCCTACGAGGGGAGGTTCGTCCTTCGCTTCGAGGACACGGACCCGAGGACCAAGAGGCCCTTGCCGGAGGCCTACGAGGCCATAAAGGAGGACTTGAGCTGGTTGGGGATAGGGTGGGACGAGGAGTACTACCAGTCCCAGAGGATGGAGGTTTACTACGGGCTCTTGAGGGAGCTCGTGAGGAGGGGAGGGGCTTACGTCTGCACTTGCCCCCCGGAGGAGTGGAGGAAGCTCAGGGACGAGGGCAAGCCTTGCCCCCACAGAGACTTGCCTCCGGAGGAGCAAGAGGAGCTGCTCGACCAAGTGCTAGAGGGCAAGTTCGGCGAGGGCGAAGCGGTGGTAAGGGTCAAGACCGACTTGAGGCACCCGGACCCCTCGGTTAGGGACTGGGTGGCGTTTAGGATAATAGACACCTCCAAACACCCCCACCCGCTAACGGGCGACAAGTACGTCTTGTGGCCCACCTACAACTTCGCCGCGGGGGTGGACGATTACCTAATGGGCATAACTCACGTGCTCAGGGCCAGGGAGCACAGGCAGAACACGGTGAAGCAAGAGTTCTTGTACAAACACTTGGGATGGACCATGCCTACGGTAATACACTTCGGGAGGCTCAAGCTCGAGGGCTTCGTGCTCTCCAAGAGCAAGATGAGGGAGGCCGGCTTCAAGGGCGACGACCCCAGGGCAGCGACCATAAGGGGGCTGAGGAGGAGGGGCTTCGCCCCGGAGGCGATAAGGGAAGTCATGCTGAGCGTCGGGATAAAGAGCAGCGACGCGAGCATAAGCTTCGCAAATTTAGCAGCCGAGAACAAGAAGGTGATAGACAAGAAGGCCTACAGGGTGATGGCAGTGGAGGACCCCGCGCCGGCCAAGCTGCTGGCCCCAGAGCCCTTGGAGGCGGAGCTCCCGTGGCACCCGACGGAGGGCTTGGGGTCTAGGAAGTACTCGGTGGAGCCCGGGGAGGTGGTCTACTTGGAGAGGGCCGACTTGAGGAGGGCGAAGAGGAGAGGCGGGCTGAGGCTCATGGAGTTGGCCAACTTCAAGTACAAGGGCTTTGACGAGGACGAGGGCGTCTACTTACTCGAGTTCGAGAGCAAGGAACTGGACAAGGAGAAGGGCTACGACATAGTCCAGTGGGTCAAGGACCCCAAGGGGGCTATAGTCTGGAGGCCCGGGGAGAGGAAGTCCTTTGCCTTGGTGGAGCCAGAAGCCCTCAAGTTGGAGGGCTGGGTACAGCTGATTAGGAAGGGCTACGCCAAGGTGGACGGGGTGGAGGAGGACACCTTGAACTTGATATACCTCCACGAGTGA
- a CDS encoding ZPR1 zinc finger domain-containing protein: MKLLREEVVKCPVCGKESMKVSIYSYDMPMIGPVIMVVGKCSECGYKFVDIRTWESKGDQKIEFKVEDEKDLNTLVLRSSTASLEIPELQAELTPGPASQGFLTTVEGVLQRFKDIIEYLCKDAHDEKEKAECEKRLEVLKEMLEGKRKFTIIIRDPEGHSKIASEKAKEEVKRSEEGMKK, encoded by the coding sequence GTGAAGCTGTTGAGGGAGGAAGTGGTCAAGTGCCCGGTGTGCGGCAAGGAGAGCATGAAGGTGAGCATATACTCTTACGACATGCCGATGATAGGCCCAGTAATAATGGTGGTGGGCAAGTGCTCGGAGTGCGGGTACAAGTTCGTAGACATAAGAACTTGGGAGTCCAAGGGCGACCAGAAAATAGAGTTCAAAGTGGAGGACGAGAAGGACCTAAACACTTTGGTCCTCCGCTCCTCAACCGCGAGCTTGGAGATACCGGAGCTCCAAGCGGAGCTCACCCCGGGGCCGGCGTCCCAAGGCTTCTTGACCACCGTGGAGGGCGTGTTGCAGAGGTTCAAGGACATAATAGAGTACTTGTGCAAGGACGCCCACGACGAGAAGGAGAAGGCCGAGTGCGAGAAGAGGTTAGAAGTTCTTAAGGAGATGTTAGAAGGGAAGAGGAAGTTCACTATAATAATAAGGGACCCGGAAGGGCACAGCAAGATAGCGAGCGAAAAGGCCAAAGAGGAGGTCAAGAGGAGCGAGGAGGGGATGAAGAAATAG
- a CDS encoding S-methyl-5'-thioadenosine phosphorylase: MPAFPPEPGERVEVAIIGGSGLYDPEILEGVKELKVYTPYGPPSDNIIVGTLKGKRVAFLPRHGRGHKIPPHKVNYRANIWALKSLGAKWVISVSAVGSLREDYKPGDFVIPDQFIDMTKKREYTFFDGPVVAHVSVAEPFCEDLRRLAYETAKELGIRVHDKGTYVCIEGPRFSTKAESRIWKEVFKADVIGMTLVPEVNLACEAQMCYATVAMVTDYDVWAERPVTAQEVIETMQRNTENAKKLLYSLIPKLPEEPERCSCCNSLETALL; this comes from the coding sequence TTGCCGGCCTTCCCCCCTGAGCCCGGAGAGAGGGTCGAGGTAGCCATAATAGGGGGCTCCGGCCTTTACGACCCCGAAATACTGGAGGGCGTCAAGGAGCTCAAGGTCTACACCCCCTACGGCCCGCCGAGCGACAACATAATAGTAGGCACCCTCAAGGGTAAGAGGGTAGCCTTCCTGCCCCGCCACGGCAGGGGGCACAAGATACCTCCCCACAAGGTCAACTACCGGGCCAACATATGGGCCCTCAAGAGCTTGGGGGCCAAGTGGGTTATATCGGTCTCCGCCGTGGGCAGCTTGAGGGAGGACTACAAGCCCGGCGACTTCGTAATCCCAGACCAGTTCATAGACATGACCAAAAAGAGGGAGTACACCTTCTTCGACGGGCCCGTGGTCGCCCACGTGAGCGTGGCCGAGCCCTTCTGCGAGGACTTGAGGAGGCTCGCGTACGAGACGGCGAAGGAGCTGGGGATAAGGGTCCACGACAAGGGGACGTACGTTTGCATAGAGGGACCCAGGTTCTCCACGAAGGCGGAGAGCAGGATTTGGAAGGAGGTATTCAAGGCCGACGTAATAGGGATGACCTTGGTGCCCGAGGTCAACCTCGCTTGCGAGGCGCAGATGTGTTACGCCACCGTAGCGATGGTGACCGATTACGACGTGTGGGCGGAGAGGCCGGTGACCGCGCAGGAGGTCATAGAAACCATGCAGAGGAACACTGAGAACGCTAAGAAGCTGTTGTACTCATTGATCCCCAAGTTGCCGGAGGAGCCGGAGAGGTGCAGCTGCTGCAACTCGCTGGAGACGGCCCTTCTCTAA
- a CDS encoding 50S ribosomal protein L44e: MKVPKEIVRYCPRCKTHTPHAVSLYKHGKRRALAQGERRYRRKQEGYGSQRKPEQKRFAKVTKNQVVKLRCKNCGYTLMYNFGRLKKLELV; encoded by the coding sequence GTGAAGGTCCCCAAGGAGATAGTTAGGTACTGTCCGCGCTGTAAGACCCACACGCCCCACGCGGTGAGCTTGTACAAGCACGGCAAGAGGAGGGCGCTGGCCCAAGGAGAGAGGAGGTACAGGAGGAAGCAAGAGGGTTACGGCTCCCAGAGGAAGCCGGAGCAGAAGAGGTTCGCCAAGGTCACCAAGAACCAAGTGGTAAAGCTGAGGTGCAAGAACTGCGGCTACACGCTGATGTACAACTTCGGGAGGCTCAAGAAGCTGGAGCTCGTCTGA
- a CDS encoding trans-sulfuration enzyme family protein — translation MVFVEPPEDWEEETRLVHGGEYRDSETGSIVTPIFVSAIYKYPEGNPYGYKYARNSSPTIEALERKAAAVERAAEAVAFSSGMAAISSAAMALLKPGSKLVTTKDIYGTSYEFFTTFLRSYGIEVDERGVGEGVLERIDKNTDVVFVETISNPLLIVPPVDEIAKACEEVGAKLIVDNTFATPINFLPLKVGAYGVVHSASKYLAGHNDVLGGIFATNDKKFALNLKNVRRMLGGIPDPQQAYFIIRGLKTLHVRVAYQNEAALRIAKFLRDHPKVERVYYPCLEEHPSYPVAKRLLKGCGGVVSFEVRGNGFDAIKVMKKVKVVQRTASLGGVESIITHPATMTHHTVPPEVRKELGIKDNLLRLSVGLENVEDLEADLDQALSSI, via the coding sequence ATGGTGTTCGTAGAACCGCCGGAGGACTGGGAAGAGGAGACCAGACTAGTTCACGGGGGAGAGTATAGGGACTCCGAGACGGGTTCCATAGTCACTCCTATCTTCGTCTCGGCGATATACAAGTACCCGGAGGGGAACCCCTACGGCTACAAGTACGCCAGGAACTCCAGCCCGACTATAGAGGCCTTGGAAAGGAAGGCAGCAGCCGTAGAAAGGGCCGCGGAGGCCGTTGCCTTCTCCAGCGGCATGGCTGCCATAAGCTCCGCCGCCATGGCCCTCCTCAAGCCGGGGTCCAAGTTGGTCACCACTAAGGACATTTACGGGACGAGCTACGAGTTCTTCACCACGTTCCTTAGGTCGTACGGCATTGAAGTGGACGAGAGAGGGGTGGGGGAGGGGGTGCTCGAGAGGATAGACAAGAATACCGACGTGGTCTTCGTAGAGACCATAAGTAATCCTTTGCTCATAGTCCCGCCCGTGGACGAGATAGCTAAGGCTTGCGAGGAGGTCGGGGCCAAGCTTATAGTTGACAACACCTTCGCCACCCCGATAAACTTCTTGCCCTTGAAGGTTGGGGCCTACGGGGTCGTGCACAGCGCCAGCAAGTACTTGGCCGGCCACAACGACGTCTTGGGAGGTATATTCGCCACCAACGATAAGAAGTTCGCACTCAACTTGAAGAACGTGAGGAGGATGCTAGGGGGCATCCCCGACCCCCAGCAAGCTTACTTCATAATAAGGGGCCTCAAGACCTTGCACGTGAGGGTCGCCTACCAGAACGAGGCCGCCCTGAGGATAGCGAAGTTCTTGAGGGACCACCCGAAGGTTGAGAGGGTTTACTACCCTTGCTTGGAGGAGCACCCCAGCTACCCGGTGGCGAAGAGGCTCCTCAAGGGCTGCGGAGGGGTGGTGAGCTTCGAGGTTAGGGGCAACGGGTTCGACGCGATAAAGGTCATGAAGAAGGTCAAGGTAGTTCAGAGGACCGCCTCCCTCGGAGGGGTGGAGAGCATAATAACTCACCCCGCCACCATGACCCACCACACCGTCCCCCCCGAGGTGAGGAAGGAGCTCGGGATAAAGGACAACTTGCTGAGGTTGAGCGTTGGCTTGGAAAACGTGGAGGACTTGGAGGCCGACTTGGACCAAGCCTTGAGCTCTATCTGA